The bacterium Unc6 genome has a window encoding:
- a CDS encoding 3-isopropylmalate dehydratase, with product MLIKGRALRLKIDDNINTDYIISGRYKFRIQDPGELGNHIFEDIDPQFASKVKEGDIIVAGKNFGMGSSREQAPLALKSAGISLIIAQSFARIFYRNAFNVGLPLLQCETTGIKDLDYLEVNLKSGDIKDITSGIEKKAEPIPDFIAGILEAGGIIEYLKKYGRLNLDEKT from the coding sequence ATGTTAATAAAGGGAAGAGCGCTACGACTTAAAATAGATGACAATATAAACACAGACTATATTATATCCGGAAGGTATAAATTCCGGATACAGGATCCAGGGGAACTTGGCAATCATATATTTGAGGATATAGACCCTCAGTTTGCCTCTAAAGTAAAAGAAGGAGATATAATTGTTGCAGGTAAAAACTTTGGTATGGGTTCTTCAAGAGAACAGGCACCGCTTGCCTTAAAATCAGCAGGTATTTCACTTATTATTGCACAATCATTTGCAAGAATATTCTATAGAAATGCGTTTAATGTAGGGCTTCCTCTTCTTCAGTGCGAAACAACAGGTATAAAAGACCTTGACTATTTAGAGGTTAATTTAAAAAGCGGCGATATAAAAGATATTACATCCGGAATAGAAAAAAAAGCAGAACCCATTCCTGATTTTATAGCAGGCATACTTGAAGCAGGTGGCATAATAGAGTATTTGAAAAAATATGGAAGGTTAAACCTGGATGAAAAAACATAA
- a CDS encoding tyrosine--tRNA ligase: MNDVDFQINRIKKGVSQIICEDELKERIEHSIKTSTPLRVKFGADPSAPDIHLGHTVALGKLKVFQELGHRVIFLIGDWTGMIGDPSGKSQTRKPPTKEQVLKNAKTYKEQVFKVLDREKTEVVFNSSWLEKISSSDIVHLCAKTTVARLLEREDFKNRYTSGSPISLHEFLYPLFQAYDSVVLNSDVEIGGTDQTFNLLLGRQLQVEYLQKPQVVITMPLLEGTDGVQKMSKSLGNHIGINDASDDMFGKIMSIPDTLMRKYYELLLEKDFDKNTHPMQIKISLAYSLTSMYKGKDEAEKAKERFQRVFSQRQPPEQINEYFIKNDRVWLVRLITGCGGAKSLSQARRIITGGGVRLNNNKISDPKIEVLLKDGDVLQVGKRFFVKMRLLKNPNNL; this comes from the coding sequence ATGAATGATGTAGATTTTCAAATAAACAGAATAAAAAAAGGCGTTTCTCAGATTATATGTGAAGATGAATTAAAAGAGAGGATTGAACATTCAATAAAGACAAGCACCCCTCTCAGGGTAAAATTTGGTGCGGACCCATCTGCTCCCGATATTCATTTGGGGCATACTGTTGCACTTGGTAAGTTAAAAGTATTTCAAGAATTGGGACACAGGGTTATATTTCTTATTGGTGATTGGACAGGTATGATAGGAGACCCCTCTGGAAAAAGCCAGACAAGAAAGCCACCTACAAAAGAACAGGTTCTTAAAAATGCAAAGACCTATAAGGAACAGGTGTTTAAGGTATTAGATAGAGAAAAGACAGAGGTTGTTTTCAACAGTTCCTGGCTTGAAAAAATTTCTTCATCAGACATTGTTCATTTGTGTGCAAAGACCACCGTTGCAAGACTTCTTGAGAGAGAGGATTTTAAAAACAGATATACAAGCGGTTCCCCAATATCACTTCATGAGTTTCTTTATCCTCTTTTTCAAGCATATGATTCTGTTGTCTTAAATTCAGATGTTGAAATAGGAGGAACAGACCAGACATTTAATCTTCTTTTAGGTCGTCAGTTGCAGGTGGAATATCTTCAGAAGCCGCAGGTGGTTATAACAATGCCTCTTCTTGAAGGAACGGACGGGGTTCAGAAAATGTCAAAAAGCCTTGGCAATCATATAGGTATAAATGATGCTTCAGATGATATGTTTGGCAAGATAATGTCTATTCCGGATACATTGATGCGGAAGTATTATGAACTGCTTTTAGAAAAAGACTTTGATAAAAATACTCATCCGATGCAGATAAAAATAAGTCTTGCATATAGTCTTACATCTATGTATAAAGGCAAGGATGAGGCAGAAAAGGCTAAAGAAAGATTTCAAAGGGTGTTTTCACAGAGGCAGCCGCCGGAACAGATAAATGAATATTTTATAAAAAATGACAGGGTATGGCTTGTCCGTCTTATTACAGGCTGTGGAGGAGCAAAATCTTTAAGCCAGGCAAGAAGAATCATAACAGGCGGTGGTGTAAGACTGAATAATAATAAAATATCAGATCCAAAAATTGAAGTTTTATTAAAAGACGGAGATGTGCTGCAGGTTGGGAAAAGATTTTTTGTAAAAATGAGATTGTTGAAAAACCCCAACAATCTCTGA
- a CDS encoding 1-deoxy-D-xylulose-5-phosphate synthase, translating into MLPRIKSPSDLKGLSIKELNNVCLEIRECIIDVVSKNGGHLAPNLGVVELTVALHSVFDAPRDMIIWDVGHQVYTHKILTGRCNNFHTLRKEGGISGFPSSDESAYDLFITGHSATSISWALGLAFARDLKKEDNKIMCVIGDASLACGMAFEALNYAGQAGKDIIVVLNDNERSISASVGALSKYLVNIVTNPTLNKTRLDIQNLLKRIPRWGFRAYRAALKLEKNLYSLLVPGLIFEELGFRYIGPVDGHNIELLKTTFERVKIIKGPVFIHCLTKKGKGYKFAEDNPEKFHSAPAFSVQTGEPTHLKNIQFTDVFSGALVREAEKDKKIVAISAAMPEGTGTKQFSLLYPERFFDVGIAEGHAVGFAAGLAKNGFKPVIAIYSTFLQRAYDQIIHDISIQRLPVIFIIDRAGIVSDDGPTHQGIFDIAYLRNIPHLNLLAPKDGPELVNMFCFALSLGEPVAIRFPKAPTSIHGDCLKIEKGRLEFISDGKDIALIGVGPTTQMCTEAHSILEQKNISSLVLNLRFICPLDKEALRDIARKLKKILIVEDGIIKGGAGSSILEAISDTGADVKIIGVPGHIQHGKREDILKKIGISVEGIVSEAIKML; encoded by the coding sequence ATTCTTCCCCGTATCAAATCCCCATCAGACCTAAAAGGACTTTCTATAAAAGAATTAAACAATGTTTGTTTAGAGATAAGAGAGTGTATCATTGATGTTGTTTCAAAAAATGGCGGACATCTTGCCCCAAATTTAGGAGTGGTGGAACTTACAGTTGCACTGCATAGTGTTTTTGATGCTCCAAGGGATATGATCATATGGGATGTAGGACATCAGGTATATACACATAAGATACTTACAGGCAGGTGCAATAATTTTCATACATTAAGAAAAGAAGGCGGAATAAGCGGTTTTCCTTCTTCTGATGAAAGCGCATATGATTTATTTATAACAGGGCATAGTGCTACATCTATATCCTGGGCACTTGGTCTTGCATTTGCAAGGGACCTAAAAAAAGAAGATAACAAGATTATGTGTGTGATTGGAGATGCTTCTCTTGCCTGTGGTATGGCATTTGAGGCGTTAAACTATGCAGGTCAGGCAGGGAAAGATATAATTGTGGTCTTAAATGATAATGAAAGGTCTATCTCGGCAAGTGTAGGGGCATTAAGCAAATATCTTGTAAATATTGTAACAAACCCCACACTTAATAAGACAAGGTTAGATATACAAAATCTTTTAAAGCGTATTCCAAGATGGGGTTTCAGGGCATACAGGGCTGCTTTAAAACTTGAAAAAAACCTTTATTCACTTCTTGTTCCGGGTCTTATTTTTGAAGAGTTGGGTTTCAGGTACATAGGTCCTGTTGACGGACATAATATCGAATTGCTAAAAACTACCTTTGAAAGAGTAAAGATCATAAAAGGCCCTGTATTTATCCACTGTCTTACAAAAAAGGGGAAAGGTTATAAATTTGCCGAAGATAATCCGGAAAAGTTTCACAGTGCACCTGCTTTTTCAGTTCAGACAGGAGAGCCAACCCACCTTAAAAATATACAGTTTACAGATGTATTTTCAGGCGCACTTGTCCGAGAGGCAGAAAAGGATAAAAAAATTGTTGCAATATCTGCTGCTATGCCAGAAGGCACAGGAACAAAACAATTTTCTCTTCTTTATCCTGAAAGATTTTTTGATGTTGGTATAGCAGAAGGACATGCTGTTGGGTTTGCCGCAGGTCTTGCAAAGAATGGTTTTAAGCCGGTTATTGCAATATATTCAACATTTCTTCAAAGAGCCTACGACCAGATAATACATGATATATCAATTCAAAGACTTCCTGTAATATTTATCATTGATAGAGCCGGTATTGTCTCAGATGATGGTCCGACACATCAGGGCATTTTTGATATTGCATATTTAAGAAATATTCCACACCTTAACCTTCTTGCTCCCAAGGATGGTCCTGAGTTGGTTAATATGTTTTGTTTTGCATTATCGTTAGGCGAGCCTGTTGCGATAAGGTTTCCCAAAGCACCAACCTCAATCCATGGGGACTGTCTAAAGATAGAAAAAGGTAGACTTGAATTTATATCCGACGGGAAAGATATTGCTCTTATCGGTGTTGGCCCTACCACACAGATGTGCACAGAGGCACACAGTATATTGGAACAAAAGAATATATCTTCACTTGTTTTGAACTTAAGATTTATCTGCCCCCTTGATAAGGAGGCTTTAAGAGATATTGCAAGAAAATTGAAAAAAATCTTGATTGTTGAAGATGGTATTATAAAAGGTGGGGCTGGAAGTTCTATCCTTGAGGCAATATCTGATACAGGTGCTGATGTTAAGATTATCGGTGTTCCGGGGCATATACAGCACGGGAAAAGGGAAGATATTCTTAAAAAAATAGGCATAAGTGTTGAAGGAATAGTTAGTGAGGCTATAAAAATGTTATGA
- a CDS encoding exodeoxyribonuclease VII small subunit, which translates to MDKKEQILQLKFEDALQRLEKIVGVLEQGNIPLDEALKCYEEGIALTRYLASKLQTAEKKVEELIKDEQGNLILKPLETDLPRKTKNIGKTV; encoded by the coding sequence ATGGATAAAAAAGAACAGATTTTACAGTTAAAGTTTGAGGATGCCTTGCAAAGGCTTGAAAAAATTGTAGGTGTGCTTGAACAGGGAAATATTCCTTTGGATGAGGCGTTGAAATGTTATGAAGAAGGTATAGCCCTTACGCGGTATCTTGCATCTAAACTTCAAACTGCTGAAAAAAAGGTAGAAGAACTGATAAAAGATGAGCAAGGGAATTTAATATTAAAGCCGCTTGAAACGGATCTGCCGAGAAAAACAAAAAACATTGGAAAAACAGTTTAA
- a CDS encoding exodeoxyribonuclease VII large subunit — translation MNDLFGNVPFENSVVGRARIYTVGELTREIKDLLQTAYPLIWVDGEVSNLICSSLGHIYFTLKDENAQVKVVIFKTEKNNLKFEIENGLRVIVCGRISVYEKSGQYQIYAQHLEPKGIGALQIAFEKLKEKLRKEGLFEQSRKRQIPFFPRRVGVVTSKDGAAFHDIINIMKRRWTGVEIILRSVKVQGEGAAQEVVSGIEDFNSFKCVDCIIVGRGGGSLEDLWAFNEECVARAVYHSKIPVISAVGHEVDWTISDFVADLRAPTPSAAAELVMPNKDDLENNIFHLRKRLQLTVLGFISSLKEKLKNLSQKRCIREPKFIFDEQKQRIDEFLNRLNLSFKHILQIYNSELAKFAGRLNALSPLSVLERGYSITFDEKSDNIIRDTKDVKKGQVIKTKILKGEFLSRVC, via the coding sequence ATGAATGATTTATTCGGTAATGTTCCTTTTGAAAACTCCGTCGTTGGGCGAGCCCGTATTTATACCGTAGGTGAGCTTACCAGAGAAATAAAAGACCTTCTCCAGACAGCATATCCTCTTATCTGGGTTGATGGCGAGGTGTCAAATTTAATCTGCTCATCACTCGGACATATATATTTTACATTAAAGGATGAAAATGCACAAGTGAAAGTTGTTATATTTAAGACCGAAAAAAATAATTTAAAATTTGAGATTGAAAATGGTCTAAGAGTTATAGTGTGCGGAAGAATCAGTGTGTATGAAAAATCAGGACAGTATCAGATATATGCCCAGCATCTTGAGCCAAAGGGGATTGGTGCTCTTCAGATTGCATTTGAAAAGTTAAAAGAAAAATTAAGGAAAGAAGGACTGTTTGAACAATCAAGAAAAAGACAGATCCCATTTTTTCCCCGTCGTGTAGGTGTGGTGACCTCAAAAGACGGTGCGGCATTTCATGATATAATAAATATTATGAAAAGAAGATGGACAGGGGTTGAGATTATACTGCGTTCCGTTAAGGTTCAGGGTGAAGGTGCCGCGCAAGAAGTTGTAAGCGGGATAGAAGATTTCAATAGTTTTAAATGTGTTGATTGTATAATTGTAGGAAGAGGAGGAGGAAGCCTGGAAGACCTCTGGGCATTTAATGAAGAGTGTGTAGCAAGGGCGGTATATCATTCAAAGATACCTGTTATCAGTGCGGTCGGCCATGAGGTGGACTGGACAATATCAGACTTTGTTGCAGATCTAAGAGCCCCTACTCCTTCGGCTGCCGCAGAACTTGTTATGCCAAACAAGGATGACCTTGAAAACAATATCTTCCATTTAAGAAAAAGACTTCAATTAACTGTTCTTGGTTTTATTTCTTCCTTAAAAGAAAAACTAAAAAATCTTTCTCAAAAAAGGTGTATCAGAGAGCCTAAGTTTATATTTGATGAACAGAAACAGAGGATAGATGAGTTTTTAAACAGGCTTAATCTTTCTTTTAAACATATCTTGCAGATATACAATTCTGAACTGGCAAAGTTTGCTGGAAGACTTAATGCCCTTAGTCCTCTTTCGGTTTTAGAAAGGGGGTACAGTATTACATTTGATGAAAAAAGTGATAACATAATAAGGGATACCAAAGATGTTAAAAAAGGACAGGTTATTAAAACAAAGATATTAAAAGGAGAATTCCTATCTAGGGTCTGCTGA
- a CDS encoding ribosome biogenesis GTPase Der translates to MAGEKNIPVVAIIGKQNVGKSTLFNRIIGRRKAIVHSLPGVTRDRLYADIQWSGCWFRVVDTGGIGTETTTDQIYKAVEKQTDFAIKEANLIVFLCDGQQGFTVVDEKILDNLRKTGKKILLVVNKIDTLEKETLLSDFYKFGIDVFPVSATHGLGTGELLDKIVSFNRYIKSKEQRNIIHIAIVGTPNVGKSSFVNALLNEERVLVHHTPGTTRDSVDISFEYKNKQIVLVDTAGIRKISKLKESADLFSIIRTKDNIKKAGAVILILDALRGLASEELHIINLVCEQYKPLVICVNKWDIIKDIKKSEYENSIRKKAPFIDFIPVLFISAKQRWNIDSAIDKILHAYDSLFLRLDQEKLRRTLKVIVSRRPPPVVNTQRIFIKDVRQVDIGKPGIKIKLDMDTRVKIPSNYLQYLKRYFQKLVREKGVAVRII, encoded by the coding sequence ATGGCAGGTGAAAAAAATATTCCAGTGGTTGCAATTATAGGAAAACAAAATGTAGGAAAGTCAACCCTTTTTAATAGAATAATTGGCAGAAGAAAAGCCATAGTTCATTCCCTCCCGGGTGTTACCAGAGATAGACTTTATGCAGATATTCAGTGGAGTGGGTGTTGGTTTCGTGTTGTTGATACGGGTGGCATAGGGACTGAAACCACTACTGACCAGATTTATAAAGCGGTTGAAAAACAAACAGACTTTGCAATAAAAGAAGCAAACTTGATTGTGTTTCTGTGTGACGGTCAGCAGGGGTTCACGGTAGTAGATGAAAAGATTTTGGATAATTTAAGAAAAACAGGTAAGAAAATACTCCTTGTTGTCAATAAAATTGATACACTGGAAAAAGAAACACTACTTTCTGATTTTTATAAGTTCGGTATTGATGTATTTCCTGTTTCTGCAACACATGGGCTGGGAACAGGAGAACTTCTTGATAAGATAGTAAGTTTTAACAGATATATAAAATCAAAAGAACAAAGAAATATAATTCACATTGCAATAGTAGGTACACCTAATGTGGGAAAGTCATCTTTTGTAAACGCGCTTCTTAATGAAGAAAGGGTTCTTGTTCATCACACACCGGGTACTACCCGCGACAGTGTTGATATAAGTTTTGAGTATAAGAACAAACAGATAGTACTGGTTGATACCGCTGGTATAAGAAAAATATCAAAGTTAAAAGAATCTGCCGACCTTTTCAGTATAATCAGAACAAAGGATAATATAAAAAAAGCAGGTGCAGTTATCTTAATACTTGATGCATTAAGAGGACTTGCATCAGAAGAACTGCATATAATAAATCTTGTCTGTGAACAGTATAAGCCCCTTGTCATATGTGTAAATAAATGGGATATTATAAAAGATATAAAAAAGTCTGAATATGAAAATAGTATCCGCAAAAAGGCACCCTTTATAGATTTCATTCCTGTTTTGTTTATATCTGCAAAACAAAGGTGGAATATAGATTCTGCAATTGATAAGATATTACATGCGTATGACTCTTTGTTTTTAAGGCTTGACCAGGAAAAGTTACGGCGGACATTAAAAGTTATAGTGTCAAGAAGGCCGCCTCCTGTTGTTAATACACAGAGGATATTTATTAAAGATGTAAGGCAGGTAGATATCGGAAAGCCCGGTATAAAAATTAAGTTGGATATGGATACAAGGGTAAAAATACCTTCCAATTATTTGCAGTACTTAAAAAGATATTTTCAAAAACTCGTTAGGGAAAAAGGTGTAGCGGTGCGTATTATTTAA
- a CDS encoding methionine--tRNA ligase, with amino-acid sequence MKKFYVTTAIAYVNAEPHLGYAYEIIAADTIARYYRQRGVSTFFLTGTDEHSQNVEKKAKEKNIPPLLYCNHMVALYKSAWETFNISNDDFIQTSQQRHIKATQIFIEKLFKSKDIYKGKYSGWYCVSCESFLSDADIIEGNCTVHKKPVEKLEEENYFFSLSRYNGKLLKYFNDNPEFIAPKPKFNEVMKILEGGLQDTSISRSTTGWGIPFPGDSSHVVYVWLDALINYLSGIGYGYDEEKFKKYWPSDVHIIGKDIIRFHCLLWPALLMSVGLETPKKVFVHGFLNFGGEKMSKTSGNILSPQEAAKTFGVDPLRYFLLREIPFGLDGDFSEESFWKRYNSDLANDLGNLLHRTVAMIEKHSQGIVPESVNNCHMKQIAEKLPSKIDEHIAEIDFGAAIKDIWELVESANKYVETSRPWALSKEGKKQELGACMANLAQSLEIIALALCPFIPDTSKKIFEQIGLKDLPQTLPEQWNRWEGIKGNIKVKTGKPIFPRKE; translated from the coding sequence ATGAAAAAGTTTTATGTTACAACCGCTATTGCATATGTAAATGCAGAACCTCATTTAGGTTATGCATATGAGATAATCGCAGCTGATACAATTGCGAGGTATTACAGGCAAAGAGGTGTTTCTACATTCTTTTTAACCGGGACAGATGAACACAGCCAGAATGTAGAAAAAAAAGCAAAAGAGAAAAATATCCCCCCTCTTTTATACTGCAATCATATGGTAGCGTTGTATAAATCAGCATGGGAAACATTCAACATCTCAAATGATGACTTCATTCAAACATCACAACAAAGACATATAAAAGCAACCCAGATATTTATAGAAAAGCTTTTCAAATCCAAAGATATCTATAAGGGTAAATACAGCGGGTGGTATTGTGTGTCCTGCGAGTCTTTTTTAAGTGATGCGGATATAATTGAAGGCAATTGTACAGTCCATAAAAAACCAGTTGAGAAATTAGAAGAAGAAAACTATTTTTTCTCTCTTTCAAGATATAATGGAAAACTCCTGAAATATTTTAATGATAACCCGGAGTTTATAGCGCCTAAACCTAAGTTTAATGAGGTTATGAAAATATTAGAAGGAGGCCTCCAGGACACAAGCATATCCCGCTCCACAACAGGATGGGGAATCCCCTTCCCCGGGGACTCTTCACATGTTGTATATGTGTGGCTTGATGCACTTATAAACTATCTAAGTGGAATAGGATATGGCTATGACGAAGAAAAATTTAAAAAATATTGGCCTTCTGATGTTCATATAATAGGTAAGGATATTATAAGATTCCACTGCCTTTTATGGCCTGCACTGCTGATGTCTGTTGGGCTTGAGACTCCAAAAAAAGTGTTTGTGCATGGATTCTTAAATTTTGGCGGTGAAAAAATGTCTAAAACATCTGGCAACATACTTTCACCGCAAGAGGCAGCAAAAACCTTCGGTGTTGACCCATTAAGATATTTTCTATTAAGGGAAATCCCGTTTGGTCTTGACGGAGATTTTTCCGAAGAATCTTTCTGGAAAAGATATAACAGCGACCTTGCCAACGATTTGGGAAATCTTTTACACAGAACTGTTGCAATGATTGAAAAACATTCTCAGGGCATAGTTCCGGAATCGGTCAACAATTGTCATATGAAACAGATAGCCGAGAAACTACCTTCTAAAATAGATGAGCATATAGCAGAGATTGATTTTGGCGCAGCAATAAAAGATATCTGGGAACTTGTTGAAAGTGCAAACAAATATGTTGAAACAAGCAGACCCTGGGCGCTCTCAAAAGAAGGGAAAAAACAAGAACTTGGCGCCTGCATGGCAAATCTTGCACAATCTTTGGAGATAATTGCCCTTGCTCTATGTCCTTTTATTCCTGATACATCTAAAAAAATATTTGAACAGATAGGGCTTAAAGATCTTCCGCAAACCCTGCCAGAACAGTGGAATAGATGGGAGGGAATAAAAGGCAATATAAAAGTAAAGACTGGAAAACCAATATTCCCAAGGAAAGAGTAG